A window of the Gemmatirosa kalamazoonensis genome harbors these coding sequences:
- a CDS encoding cupin domain-containing protein yields MSSTATAAVIVPPNGGRAVKAFGNEIQFKLTSEATAGALVLGLATIPAGSAGPPMHVHDHEDELFIIVEGDYRVCVEGNWSEAGPGSVVFLPRGLAHTFHVAGDRAGKHWVLTNAAGFDRFYAHSAEALAQPGAPDFAVLGAIAAAHGYRYVRAAGAV; encoded by the coding sequence ATGTCCAGCACCGCGACCGCCGCCGTCATCGTGCCGCCTAACGGCGGCCGCGCCGTCAAAGCGTTCGGCAACGAGATCCAGTTCAAGCTCACGAGCGAGGCGACCGCGGGAGCGCTCGTGCTCGGCCTCGCCACCATTCCCGCGGGCTCGGCCGGTCCGCCGATGCACGTGCACGATCACGAGGACGAGCTGTTCATCATCGTCGAGGGCGACTACCGCGTCTGCGTCGAGGGGAACTGGAGCGAGGCCGGGCCGGGAAGCGTCGTGTTCCTGCCGCGCGGGCTCGCGCACACGTTCCACGTGGCCGGTGACCGCGCCGGCAAGCACTGGGTGCTCACGAACGCGGCCGGCTTCGACCGCTTCTACGCGCACAGCGCCGAAGCGCTCGCCCAGCCCGGCGCGCCCGACTTCGCGGTGCTCGGCGCGATCGCGGCGGCGCACGGCTACCGCTACGTGCGCGCCGCGGGGGCCGTCTGA
- a CDS encoding ABC transporter permease, with the protein MRLSTVRLPMLRRFWGADPARDVDEELAFHIEMRVAELVRSGVSEADAREATMRRFGSYAPVRDECESLSRERVERARRVEWWDALRRDLAVGVRGLRANPGFALVVALTLAVGIGATTAVYSVAYGVLLRPLPYRDPDALVRLWSRNLAHNLEFFSVSAPDFLAWREERGAFLRMGAFMRQREVTLSRGGRAGAPELVDAAAVMPDVFDLLGTPVALGRRFRADDARPGAAPVALLANDLWRSRFGADSAVLGADIVLDGRKVTVVGVMPPRFFVPGTPAEVWTPLSMVGASDDPGNRELRVLARLAPGMTRERAVARLNVVAAQLARATPGTRRGWDVNSRPIMEVVIGPTFGKAMRVLLGVVGFVLLVACVNAANLQLARATARRREMALRASLGASRGRLARQLVTESALLAALGAAAGVGLAAAGLALLRAVGDTTVPRLEDVKLDAPVLAVVALVALGSVVLFGLLPALHAARADAGAVLKEGARGGTEGASTARAALVVAEVALTLVLLVGAGLLGRSFVRLQRVPLGFDPAGVSVVSVRVPDGARDDSVRAAAFRAAMLEAVGRLPGVTAVAGASSVPFGGPNTGRAYARADRPATQGDSPDADYRVVTPGYFRTMGIRLVRGRDLAATDDATGPGVAVVSETLARRTWPNEDPIGRTIRFGDVVAGPVFTVVGVVGDARYMSLEQTEVRPMLYFSAAAFPRPPLTLVVRGADAASLAPAVRRAIAALDASLPAPTVQPLADLVREATTTARFAATLFGVFAATALALALIGIYGVTSYVVRLRTREMGIRAALGAPRRAMLGSVVGGAARLAVAGIAIGLLGAAWLSGALASLLFETNARDALTYATVAFLLLLVALLASLVPARRAMRADPLLALRAEN; encoded by the coding sequence GTGCGCCTGTCCACCGTGCGCCTGCCGATGCTCCGCCGCTTCTGGGGTGCCGACCCCGCGCGCGACGTCGACGAGGAGCTCGCGTTCCACATCGAGATGCGCGTCGCGGAGCTCGTGCGCTCCGGCGTGAGCGAGGCCGACGCGCGAGAGGCCACCATGCGACGCTTCGGCAGCTACGCGCCCGTGCGCGACGAGTGCGAGAGCCTGAGCCGCGAGCGGGTCGAGCGGGCGCGCCGAGTCGAATGGTGGGACGCGCTGCGGCGCGACCTCGCCGTCGGCGTGCGCGGGCTCCGCGCGAACCCCGGCTTCGCGCTCGTCGTCGCGCTCACGCTCGCCGTCGGCATCGGCGCGACGACGGCGGTCTACAGCGTCGCATACGGCGTGCTCCTGCGCCCGCTCCCGTACCGCGACCCGGACGCGCTCGTCCGCCTCTGGTCGCGCAACCTGGCGCACAACCTCGAGTTCTTCTCCGTGTCGGCGCCGGACTTCCTCGCCTGGCGCGAGGAGCGGGGCGCGTTCCTGCGGATGGGCGCGTTCATGCGGCAGCGCGAGGTCACGCTCTCGCGCGGCGGCCGCGCCGGCGCGCCGGAGCTCGTCGACGCCGCGGCGGTCATGCCGGACGTGTTCGATCTGTTAGGCACCCCGGTCGCGCTCGGCCGCCGCTTCCGCGCCGACGACGCGCGGCCCGGCGCGGCGCCCGTCGCGCTCCTCGCGAACGATCTGTGGCGCTCGCGCTTCGGCGCCGACTCCGCGGTGCTCGGCGCCGACATCGTGCTCGACGGCCGCAAGGTCACGGTCGTCGGCGTGATGCCGCCGCGCTTCTTCGTCCCCGGCACGCCGGCCGAGGTGTGGACGCCGCTGTCGATGGTCGGCGCGAGCGACGATCCGGGGAACCGCGAGCTGCGGGTGCTCGCGCGGCTCGCGCCGGGGATGACGCGCGAGCGCGCGGTGGCGCGGCTGAACGTCGTCGCGGCGCAGCTCGCGCGCGCGACGCCGGGGACGCGCCGCGGCTGGGACGTCAACTCGCGGCCGATCATGGAGGTCGTCATCGGCCCCACGTTCGGCAAGGCGATGCGCGTGCTGCTCGGGGTCGTCGGGTTCGTGCTGCTCGTGGCGTGCGTGAACGCGGCGAACCTCCAGCTCGCGCGCGCCACGGCGCGCCGCCGCGAGATGGCGCTGCGCGCGTCGTTGGGCGCGTCGCGCGGACGGCTCGCGCGGCAGCTCGTGACGGAGAGCGCGCTGCTCGCCGCGTTAGGCGCCGCGGCCGGCGTGGGGCTCGCCGCGGCAGGGCTCGCGCTGCTCCGTGCCGTCGGCGACACGACGGTGCCGCGCCTCGAGGACGTGAAGCTGGACGCGCCGGTGCTCGCCGTCGTCGCGCTCGTCGCGCTGGGCAGCGTGGTGCTGTTCGGGCTCCTCCCGGCGCTGCACGCGGCGCGCGCCGACGCGGGCGCGGTGCTGAAGGAGGGCGCGCGCGGCGGCACCGAGGGCGCCTCGACGGCGCGCGCGGCGCTCGTCGTCGCGGAGGTGGCGCTCACGCTCGTGCTCCTCGTCGGCGCGGGGCTGCTCGGGCGGAGCTTCGTGCGGCTGCAGCGCGTGCCGTTAGGCTTCGACCCGGCGGGCGTGTCGGTCGTGTCAGTGCGTGTGCCGGACGGGGCGCGCGACGACTCGGTGCGCGCGGCCGCGTTCCGCGCCGCGATGCTCGAGGCGGTCGGGCGCCTCCCCGGCGTGACGGCGGTCGCCGGGGCGAGCTCCGTCCCGTTCGGCGGGCCGAACACCGGCCGCGCCTACGCGCGCGCCGACCGCCCCGCGACGCAGGGCGACTCCCCCGACGCCGACTACCGCGTCGTCACGCCCGGATACTTCCGCACGATGGGCATCCGCCTCGTGCGCGGCCGCGACCTCGCCGCGACCGACGACGCGACCGGTCCGGGCGTGGCCGTCGTGAGCGAGACGCTCGCCCGGCGCACGTGGCCGAACGAGGATCCGATCGGGCGCACGATCCGATTCGGCGACGTCGTCGCGGGGCCGGTGTTCACGGTCGTCGGCGTGGTCGGCGACGCCCGCTACATGTCGCTCGAGCAGACGGAGGTGCGGCCGATGCTGTACTTCTCGGCCGCCGCGTTCCCGCGCCCGCCGCTCACGCTCGTCGTGCGCGGTGCGGACGCGGCGTCGCTCGCGCCCGCGGTGCGCCGCGCGATCGCCGCGCTCGACGCGTCGCTCCCGGCGCCGACGGTGCAGCCGCTCGCGGATCTCGTGCGCGAGGCGACGACCACGGCGCGGTTCGCGGCCACGCTGTTCGGCGTGTTCGCGGCGACGGCGCTCGCGCTCGCGCTGATCGGCATCTACGGCGTGACGTCGTACGTGGTGCGTCTCCGCACGCGCGAGATGGGCATCCGTGCCGCGCTCGGCGCCCCGCGCCGCGCGATGCTCGGCAGCGTCGTCGGTGGCGCCGCACGGCTCGCCGTCGCGGGGATCGCCATCGGCCTGCTCGGCGCGGCGTGGCTCTCGGGCGCGCTCGCGTCGCTGCTGTTCGAGACGAACGCGCGCGACGCGCTCACGTACGCCACCGTTGCATTCCTGCTGCTGCTCGTCGCGCTGCTCGCGAGCCTCGTCCCGGCGCGCCGCGCCATGCGCGCGGATCCGTTGCTCGCGCTGCGGGCCGAGAACTGA
- a CDS encoding PadR family transcriptional regulator, translating into MPTELPFKRGAIELLILKTLSWGPMHGYAIAKWIQDTADDALRVEEGSLYPALHRLENKGLVTTSWGLSENNRQAKYYALTPAGRRSLREEIETWVQYAAAITKVVTATRQPA; encoded by the coding sequence GTGCCGACCGAGCTGCCGTTCAAGCGGGGCGCCATCGAGCTGTTGATCCTCAAGACGCTGTCGTGGGGGCCGATGCACGGCTACGCGATCGCGAAATGGATCCAGGACACGGCCGACGACGCGCTGCGCGTCGAGGAAGGGTCGCTGTACCCCGCGCTCCATCGGCTGGAGAACAAGGGGCTCGTCACGACGTCGTGGGGCCTCTCCGAGAACAACCGGCAGGCCAAGTACTACGCGCTCACCCCCGCCGGCCGCCGGTCGCTGCGCGAGGAGATCGAGACGTGGGTGCAGTACGCCGCCGCGATCACGAAGGTCGTCACCGCGACGCGCCAGCCCGCCTGA
- a CDS encoding twin-arginine translocation signal domain-containing protein translates to MPTRRDFLHQSAAAAAALSVGRLTFRTDDAPSGFVDVRRAPDAVLVRTADGEQRLRAAGGRWEGDGITVTVREVPGDAAGGMRVELTAPDAAVTRLHLRWRGDLAGTRLLLGDAWERGYGDLEWRGFVPDRVMPWYVAAWDGRVTHGWGVRTGARAFCAWQGDPRGLSLLADVRSGGVGVRLGERALAVCDVVGRAGLPNETPFAAVRALCRRLCAAPRLPAHPVYGSNDWYWAYGRNSAATVLADARHVVELSPTGANRPYAVIDDGWQPGRGAEKAGVGTWDRGNDKFPDMPGLAAEIGRAGARPGLWIRPLQAPADAPDAWRLSRERTVLDPTVAEVRRKVADDLARARGWGYELMKHDYTTFDVFGRWGFQMGPGLTRDGWTFAEGPVRTTAEVIDELYRTIRDAAGDALVIGCNTVSHLSAGRFELCRIGDDTSGTEWSRTRKMGVNTLAFRAPQHGTFYATDADCVGVTNAIPWEYDRQWLDLLARSGTPTFVSLAPDALDETRRRDLRAALALAARPQPLAEPLDWQHTAWPTRWRVGGAAHVYDWTGPDGAAAVP, encoded by the coding sequence ATGCCCACGCGCCGCGACTTCCTCCACCAGAGCGCCGCCGCTGCCGCCGCGCTGTCGGTCGGCCGCCTAACGTTCCGCACCGACGACGCGCCGAGCGGCTTCGTCGACGTGCGGCGCGCGCCGGACGCGGTGCTCGTCCGCACCGCCGATGGCGAGCAGCGGCTGCGCGCGGCGGGCGGGCGGTGGGAGGGCGACGGCATCACGGTCACGGTGCGGGAGGTGCCCGGCGACGCCGCAGGCGGCATGCGCGTGGAGCTCACGGCGCCCGACGCCGCGGTGACGCGCCTGCACCTCCGCTGGCGCGGCGACCTCGCCGGCACGCGCCTGCTGCTCGGCGACGCGTGGGAGCGAGGCTACGGGGACCTCGAGTGGCGCGGCTTCGTCCCCGACCGCGTGATGCCGTGGTACGTCGCGGCATGGGACGGACGCGTCACGCACGGGTGGGGCGTGCGCACGGGCGCGCGCGCGTTCTGCGCGTGGCAGGGCGACCCGCGCGGCCTCAGCCTGCTCGCCGACGTGCGCAGCGGCGGCGTGGGCGTACGGCTCGGCGAGCGCGCGCTCGCCGTGTGCGACGTCGTCGGCCGCGCCGGATTGCCTAACGAGACGCCGTTCGCCGCCGTGCGCGCGCTGTGTCGGCGACTGTGCGCCGCACCGCGGCTCCCTGCCCACCCCGTCTACGGCAGCAACGACTGGTACTGGGCGTACGGCAGGAACAGCGCGGCCACCGTCCTCGCCGACGCGCGGCACGTCGTCGAGCTGTCGCCGACCGGCGCGAACCGGCCGTACGCGGTCATCGACGACGGCTGGCAGCCCGGGCGCGGTGCGGAGAAGGCCGGCGTGGGCACGTGGGACCGCGGCAACGACAAGTTCCCCGACATGCCGGGGCTCGCCGCCGAGATCGGGCGCGCGGGCGCGCGGCCGGGACTCTGGATCCGCCCGCTGCAGGCGCCCGCCGACGCGCCCGACGCGTGGCGACTGTCGCGCGAGCGCACGGTGCTCGACCCCACCGTGGCCGAGGTGCGTCGCAAGGTCGCCGACGATCTCGCTCGGGCGCGCGGCTGGGGCTACGAGTTGATGAAGCACGACTACACGACGTTCGACGTCTTCGGCCGGTGGGGCTTCCAGATGGGACCGGGCCTCACGCGCGACGGGTGGACGTTCGCCGAGGGCCCCGTCCGCACGACGGCGGAGGTGATCGACGAGCTGTATCGCACCATCCGCGACGCCGCGGGCGACGCGCTCGTCATCGGCTGCAACACGGTGAGCCACCTCTCGGCGGGCCGGTTCGAGCTCTGTCGCATCGGCGACGACACCAGCGGGACGGAATGGTCGCGCACGCGGAAGATGGGTGTGAACACGCTCGCCTTCCGCGCGCCGCAGCACGGTACGTTCTACGCCACCGACGCCGATTGCGTCGGTGTGACCAACGCGATCCCGTGGGAGTACGACCGACAGTGGCTCGACCTGCTCGCGCGGAGCGGCACGCCGACGTTCGTGTCGCTCGCGCCGGACGCGTTGGACGAGACGCGGCGCCGCGATCTACGTGCGGCGCTCGCGCTCGCCGCGCGCCCGCAGCCGCTGGCCGAGCCGCTCGACTGGCAGCACACCGCGTGGCCCACACGCTGGCGGGTGGGCGGCGCGGCGCACGTCTACGACTGGACCGGCCCGGACGGCGCGGCCGCCGTGCCCTGA
- a CDS encoding lactate/malate family dehydrogenase: MPNATVPDATVRFSVGILGTGWVGASVAMSVLHAGFAGELLLSDLRAELAEGEAMDLAHGAAFYPAATVRAAPFDELLATNALVIAAGRGGKPGESRLDLLRDNARVMRDVGARLRDYRGLVVVVTNPVDVLTYVVAESSGLPVERVIGTGTMLDSARLRQAIGEALHVAPHSVHAHVVGEHGDSEVVLWSSAWVGGRPLRQWPGWTREREAPMAEQVRRAAYEIIRRKGATNHAIGLVTAALLRSSARGERRVQTVSRVQRGALGLHDVALSLPTIVDTGGAVEVVAPELAPEERAALERSADVLRDAIRSIA, from the coding sequence GTGCCTAACGCGACCGTGCCTGACGCCACCGTCCGCTTCTCCGTCGGCATCCTCGGCACCGGCTGGGTCGGCGCCAGCGTGGCGATGTCCGTGCTGCACGCGGGGTTCGCGGGCGAGCTGCTGCTCTCCGACCTGCGCGCCGAGCTCGCAGAGGGAGAGGCGATGGACCTCGCGCACGGCGCCGCGTTCTACCCCGCCGCGACCGTGCGCGCCGCGCCGTTCGACGAGCTGCTCGCCACGAACGCGCTCGTGATCGCCGCCGGCCGTGGCGGCAAGCCGGGCGAGTCGCGCCTCGACCTGCTGCGCGACAACGCGCGCGTCATGCGCGACGTCGGCGCGCGCCTGCGCGATTACCGTGGCCTGGTCGTCGTCGTCACGAACCCGGTGGACGTGCTGACGTACGTCGTGGCCGAGTCGTCTGGGCTGCCGGTGGAGCGCGTGATCGGCACGGGCACGATGCTCGACAGCGCCCGGCTGCGGCAGGCGATCGGCGAGGCGCTGCACGTCGCGCCGCACTCGGTGCACGCGCACGTCGTCGGCGAGCACGGCGACTCCGAGGTGGTGCTCTGGTCGAGCGCGTGGGTCGGCGGGCGTCCGCTGCGGCAGTGGCCGGGATGGACGCGCGAGCGCGAGGCGCCGATGGCCGAGCAGGTGCGGCGGGCGGCGTACGAGATCATCCGGCGCAAAGGCGCGACGAACCACGCGATCGGTCTCGTGACCGCGGCGCTGCTCCGGTCCAGCGCGCGCGGCGAGCGGCGCGTGCAGACGGTGTCCCGCGTGCAGCGCGGCGCGCTCGGGCTGCACGACGTCGCGCTGTCGCTGCCGACGATCGTCGACACGGGCGGCGCGGTGGAGGTGGTGGCGCCGGAGCTGGCGCCCGAGGAGCGCGCTGCCCTCGAGCGCTCGGCCGACGTGCTGCGCGACGCGATCCGATCCATCGCGTGA
- a CDS encoding DUF6174 domain-containing protein, with protein MLALLSGLACRAPTDAESDLSAALRRWAGAAPSAYEITLRRTCFCPQEVVGPVVVTVRGGRVESRRYLTGTPVDARFDESFPTVEALFAFVDDAIRRRAAQITTRYDARFGYPSNVFVDYVVNVADEENGFVVDAFRAVP; from the coding sequence GTGCTCGCGCTCCTGTCCGGGCTCGCGTGCCGCGCACCCACCGACGCGGAGTCGGATCTCTCGGCCGCGCTGCGTCGGTGGGCAGGTGCGGCGCCGTCGGCGTACGAGATCACGCTGCGGCGTACCTGCTTCTGCCCGCAGGAGGTCGTCGGGCCGGTCGTCGTGACGGTGCGCGGCGGGCGCGTCGAGAGCCGGCGCTATCTCACCGGCACGCCGGTCGACGCGCGGTTCGACGAGTCGTTCCCGACGGTGGAGGCGCTGTTCGCGTTCGTCGACGACGCGATCCGGCGGCGCGCGGCGCAGATCACGACCCGGTACGACGCGCGGTTCGGCTATCCGTCGAACGTGTTCGTCGACTACGTGGTGAACGTGGCCGACGAGGAGAACGGCTTCGTGGTGGACGCGTTCCGCGCCGTCCCCTAG
- a CDS encoding HXXEE domain-containing protein, which translates to MNAAWLAVFAASLWAMRRRGRAASLGALGATFLALGGGVGNGVAHLALALRAGGYFPGLYTAALCLVAGAVLLARLRAITGVGVD; encoded by the coding sequence GTGAACGCGGCGTGGCTCGCGGTGTTCGCGGCGAGCCTGTGGGCGATGCGCCGCCGCGGCCGCGCCGCCTCGTTAGGCGCGCTCGGCGCGACGTTCCTCGCGCTCGGCGGCGGCGTCGGGAACGGGGTCGCGCACCTCGCGCTCGCACTGCGCGCGGGCGGCTACTTCCCGGGACTCTACACGGCGGCGCTGTGCCTCGTCGCCGGTGCGGTGCTGCTCGCGCGGCTGCGCGCGATCACTGGGGTCGGAGTCGATTGA